The Deltaproteobacteria bacterium DNA window TCGGCCAAGCCCACCAGCATGCGCACGACGTCTTCGACGTAAGCGAAGCAGCGTTGTTGCTGCCCGTCGCCGTACACCTTGATCGGCCGCCCAGCGATCGCGGCTTCGACGAAGCGCGGGATCACCATGCCGTAGCGGCCGGTCTGGCGCGGGCCGACGGTGTTGAACAAGCGCGCAACGATGACCGGCACCTTGTGCTCTTCCCAGTAAGCCAAGGCGAGGAACTCGTCGATCGCTTTCGAGCAGGCGTAACTCCAGCGCCGCTTGGTGGGCGGCCCCATGAGTAAGTCGTCGTCCTCGCGAAAGGGCACGTCGGTGCGCTTGCCGTAGACCTCACTGGTGGAGGTGAGCAACACCTTGCGATGCTTCTTGGCCGCCATTTGCAGCACCACCTCGGTACCGGCGACGTTGGTGGTGATGGTGCGCACCGGGTTCTCAACGATCAGCTGGACCCCGACGGCGGCGGCCAGATGAAAGACCACCTCGCATTGATCGACTAGTTCCGCGACCAGCTGGCGGTTGCAGACGGAGTCGATGTGATAGGTGAAGCGGGGATGACCTTTGAGGTGGGCGATGTTGTCCATGGCGCCGGTCGAGAGGTCGTCGATGATGGCGACGTCGTCACCGCGCGCAATCAGCAGTTCGGCCAGATGCGAGCCGATGAATCCGGCACCACCTGTTATCAGGGCTCTCATGGTGAGGTGTCCTCCTTCGCGCTCAGGCGGGGCCAGTTGGCGCCGCGGTGTAATGCCCAATCAGCCGAGCGGGTGGGCGCCGGCGACAACGGGGGCGGCGGCCACGCCGCTATGGAGACCGTAGAATGCGTGCAAGAGATCTTGCCCCGCACGCTCCCAACGGAATTGGGCGGCACGCTGCGGGCCGCGCTGCCGCAGGTTGGCCCGCAACTCGCCATCGCCGGTGATTCGCTGCAACGCGGCCAGCAATTCGCCGGGCCGCTCGGGCTCGAAAAGCAACCCGGCTTCAGCGACGATTTCCGGCAGGGCGCCACGGGCGCTAACCAGCACCGGGGTGCCGCAGGCCAATGCCTCGATTGCCGGAAGACCGAAACCCTCCTGCAAAGACGGCAGCACGAAGGCGGCCGCCGCGTTGTACAACAGGGCTAGGTCTTCATCCTCGACGTAGCCGGTGAAACACACGGTGCCGTCGAGGTGAAGCCGCGCGCTCTGTTGGCGCAGCGCCGCATGGGCTGAGTAGAAGACGTCGCCGGAGAAATCCCCGGCCAGCACCAGCCGGTAGTCTGCGTACTCGGGCTGGGCGCGTAGCGCCGCAAAGGCATCAAGCAGCGCCGCCAGGTTCTTATGCGGGCTGATGCCACCGACGTAAAGTACGAAACGCTGGTCAACCAACCCCAAGCGAGCCAGCAGCGCCAACATCCGCTGGTCGTGCGGGAGGGGGCGGAAGCAGCCGTTGGCGGCTTCCGAAATCACCAGCATACGTTGCGCGGTAATGCCGAAGCGGCGCGCGATGCCTTGGCGCGAGGCTTCGGATACGGTCACAACCAAGTCGGCTTGGGCTCGGGCCGCCAGCAGCTTGAGCCGCCACTGGGCAGCTGCGCGGCGAGTGGCAAAAACCTGCTGCGGCAACTCCTCCGCGATCACGTCGTGGATGACCACCGCAATTCGGCCGGGACCGGTAACCGGCACGTAGGTGTAAGCGCTGGGGAAGAACACGACGTCGAATCGCTCGCGGCTGATGGCACGCGAGGTCAGCCACAGGTCGCGTAGTGAACGGCGCCCGTCGGCGGCAGCCGACCGTGCACCGGGCCGGCGCGTAGGAATGCGGACCACCCGGACTCCCTCCGGCGCCGGCGGAGCGTCGGCCGCGTCGAAATCAAACAGCAGCGTGTACTCCACGCTGCGGTCGAGCGGCACCATTGCCGCGACCAACTCGCGCGTGAAGCGGCCGTACCCGCGCCGATTCAGCCAACAGGCGCCGTCGATTCCAACCCGCATCAGCTTGACTCCTCAGCGCGCGGCCGGCGGCACCGACAGCTGCCACCGCAGCCGCCGCGCCGTGACTCGGTCCCACAAATGCAAGGTCAGCGCCGCGCCCACTGCGACGCCGCAGTACAGGTAGTAGAGCCAGTGCAGCGGCAGCACACCGGCGGTGAACAGCAGCCCGCGCTTGCGAAGGAAAAAACGGTAGAAGTCGTAGTTCAAGCTGAACAGCGCCGCCGCCAGTGCCGCCAAGGCGCCGGCAGCTATCGGCCGCAACGGCAGTGTCGCGGGTAACCAGCGCGGCAGCCACGGCTCCGCCAGCGCTACGCCGGCGACCGCCACCAACGCGAACACCAGTAAGACGCTGAGGCGATGAGTGCGGGTCACGTTCAAGTCGGCCGGCATGGTGCGATCGCGCAGCATGAGCAGGAACCAGGGGATGCCGCGGTCGCGGACGTCGGTGCGCAGCAGGTTCCACAGCGTCCAGCGCTTCAAGTGGGTGACTTGCACCGCCGGCTCCAGATCGATGCGATGGCCACTGGCGGCCAGCCGGAAGCCCAACTCGATGTCTTCGATGCACGGCCGCCGATAGGATTCGTCGAAGCCGTGGAACTGCAAGAACAGCGGGCGCCGGATGGCGCCGCAACCGGCCCAAAAGGTCCACGCTTGCGAGCGGCTGGTTTGGTGAACGTAGTGATGGAAGAGATTCTTGTATTGCGACACGAAACCACGGTGCGCGGGGGTGTCGTCGTACGAACCCATCAGCGCCTCCACTTGCGGGTGGGCACGGAAGTGGGCGTCGATGCGGCCGAGGGTGTCGGGGTGTACGCACACGTCGGCGTCGATGAACACGAGAATCTCGCCGCGGGCTTGTTCGGCCGCGCGATTGCGGGCGCGCGCCGGACCGCCGTTGCTGCCAAGTGCCAGTAGGCGCACGCCATGCTTGGCCGCGACGTCCCGCGAATGATCGGTCGAGGCGTCATCCACGACGATGCACTCGTAGTCGCGGAAGCTGGAGCGCGCCAGTGCCGTCAGAGAGCGATCGAGGAAAGCGGCGCAGTTGTACGCCGGCACAATCACGGAGAGTCGGACAAGTGGGTGACTCATGGCGCGCTTGCCTCAGCCCTGCGCGGCGGCCGGCGCGCGCCGGCGCAGCTGATAGAGGTCCACGCCGGGATATC harbors:
- a CDS encoding GDP-mannose 4,6-dehydratase, whose amino-acid sequence is MRALITGGAGFIGSHLAELLIARGDDVAIIDDLSTGAMDNIAHLKGHPRFTYHIDSVCNRQLVAELVDQCEVVFHLAAAVGVQLIVENPVRTITTNVAGTEVVLQMAAKKHRKVLLTSTSEVYGKRTDVPFREDDDLLMGPPTKRRWSYACSKAIDEFLALAYWEEHKVPVIVARLFNTVGPRQTGRYGMVIPRFVEAAIAGRPIKVYGDGQQQRCFAYVEDVVRMLVGLAEHPDAVGQVINIGNDEETTIAALAHQVRAQARSSSDIVYVPYEVAYGLGFEDMQRRLPDLGKLDALLCDRPRTSLREILISVIDHMTRERLPRRIATRAALAAPPAAPAA
- a CDS encoding glycosyltransferase family 4 protein; this translates as MRVGIDGACWLNRRGYGRFTRELVAAMVPLDRSVEYTLLFDFDAADAPPAPEGVRVVRIPTRRPGARSAAADGRRSLRDLWLTSRAISRERFDVVFFPSAYTYVPVTGPGRIAVVIHDVIAEELPQQVFATRRAAAQWRLKLLAARAQADLVVTVSEASRQGIARRFGITAQRMLVISEAANGCFRPLPHDQRMLALLARLGLVDQRFVLYVGGISPHKNLAALLDAFAALRAQPEYADYRLVLAGDFSGDVFYSAHAALRQQSARLHLDGTVCFTGYVEDEDLALLYNAAAAFVLPSLQEGFGLPAIEALACGTPVLVSARGALPEIVAEAGLLFEPERPGELLAALQRITGDGELRANLRQRGPQRAAQFRWERAGQDLLHAFYGLHSGVAAAPVVAGAHPLG
- a CDS encoding glycosyltransferase family 2 protein produces the protein MSHPLVRLSVIVPAYNCAAFLDRSLTALARSSFRDYECIVVDDASTDHSRDVAAKHGVRLLALGSNGGPARARNRAAEQARGEILVFIDADVCVHPDTLGRIDAHFRAHPQVEALMGSYDDTPAHRGFVSQYKNLFHHYVHQTSRSQAWTFWAGCGAIRRPLFLQFHGFDESYRRPCIEDIELGFRLAASGHRIDLEPAVQVTHLKRWTLWNLLRTDVRDRGIPWFLLMLRDRTMPADLNVTRTHRLSVLLVFALVAVAGVALAEPWLPRWLPATLPLRPIAAGALAALAAALFSLNYDFYRFFLRKRGLLFTAGVLPLHWLYYLYCGVAVGAALTLHLWDRVTARRLRWQLSVPPAAR